The following coding sequences lie in one Anoplolepis gracilipes chromosome 4, ASM4749672v1, whole genome shotgun sequence genomic window:
- the Myo61f gene encoding unconventional myosin IC isoform X3 has protein sequence MERGLHERDRVGVQDFVLLENFRSESAFIDNLRKRFKEDLIYTYIGQVLISVNPYKKLPIYTPETIQYYHRRNFFEAPPHIFALADTAYQSLAKENRDQCILISGESGSGKTEASKKVLQFIAAATGHKKQVEEVNDKLIGSNPVLEAFGNAKTNRNDNSSRFGKYMDIQFNFQGDPVGGNILNYLLEKSRVIHQSVGERNFHIFYQLLAGADDDTLRKLFLKRNLDTFFYLSNGTKGTVDTIDDTNQYKEVIRAMKTMEMSQQEQDDLFAIVASVLHMGNVGFTEEDGVATILKPASVDAVATLLGCKVNVLAKAFTHRTINAHGDVVVSPLNRELAIYARDALAKAVYDRLFTWLVTRLNKSLQPQTNPQRKMVMGILDIYGFEIFQKNSFEQFCINFCNEKLQQLFIQLTLKSEQEEYLREGIAWENIEYFNNKIICDLIEEKYKGIISLMDEECLRPGEPTDISFLEKLNVNLNNHPHYISHQKADIQTQKIMGRDEFRLVHYAGDVTYNVRGFLEKNNDLLFRDLREVMSHTTNSITKTVFDVKDLTSKKRPETAITQFKNSLNNLVEILMGKEPSYIRCIKPNDFKLPNQFNEKIVLHQVKYLGLMENLRVRRAGFAYRRPYDQFLQRYKCLCSQTWPNYHGPAKEGVQVLVCALGYEQDEYRMGNTKLFIRFPKTLFNTEDAFQIKKHEIAAIIQSKWKCILARRRYLKMREAAIIFQKYIRRWLAIREAKKRRQAVITIRRFIEGFITRDGPPTEVNIAFIELAKSQWLIRLSKTLPPGILNNYWPPSPYSCREASEHLRVMYKRWKARCYRMALSKEDKEHFKLKILAESLFKGKKKSYAKSLGPRFLSDRLGAEHKALRQSFSNNILPSGENIKYATPVIKYDRHGYKPRERVLILTENAVYILDTLKTFKLKHRLPYKAIEELVVTGESDNLLIVRIPPELKKDKGDLILEVPHIIEALTQAINITSNPNILKVVNTESVSHKLVSGKEGVIEVRTGTTPAISKNQKSGHLLVVASP, from the exons ATGGAGCGTGGATTACACGAACGCGATCGAGTCGGCGTTCAGGATTTTGTCCTCCTGGAAAATTTCCGAAGCGAATCTGCATTCATCGACAATCTGCGCAAACGATTCAAAGAGGATCTCATTTAC ACGTACATCGGTCAAGTGCTGATATCGGTGAATCCGTATAAGAAACTGCCCATTTACACTCCGGAAACCATTCAGTACTATCACAGAAGAAACTTTTTTGAAGCGCCTCCTCATAT CTTTGCCCTTGCCGATACCGCCTATCAGTCTCTGGCAAAGGAAAATCGTGATCAATGCATCCTGATTTCAG GCGAATCGGGATCTGGAAAGACGGAGGCCTCCAAGAAAGTTTTGCAGTTTATCGCAGCTGCTACAGGGCATAAAAAGCAGGTGGAAGAGGTAAACGATAAATTGATCGGCAGCAATCCCGTGCTAGAGGCCTTCGGTAATGCGAAAACCAATCGCAATGACAATTCATCCCGTTTCGGCAAATATATGGATATTCAGTTTAATTTTCAG gGAGATCCAGTTGGTGGAAATATTCTAAACTATTTATTGGAGAAGTCTCGCGTGATTCATCAATCTGTGGGCGAGCGAAATTTTCACATCTTTTATCAACTTTTGGCAGGCGCGGACGACGACACGTTAAGAAAACTGTTTTTGAAAAGAAACCTTGACACTTTCTTCTATCTGAGCAACGGT ACGAAAGGTACAGTGGATACTATTGATGATACCAATCAATATAAAGAGGTTATTCGAGCAATGAAGACCATGGAAATGTCTCAGCAAGAGCAGGATGATCTATTTGCCATAGTTGCGTCAGTGCTGCATATGGGTAATGTGGGTTTCACAGAGGAAGACGGCGTGGCGACAATTTTGAAACCTGCATCCGTCGATGCTGTTGCTACG TTGTTAGGATGCAAAGTGAACGTGCTGGCAAAGGCATTCACTCATCGTACCATAAACGCACACGGTGACGTAGTGGTTTCACCCTTGAATAGGGAATTAGCCATTTATGCGAGAGACGCGCTAGCGAAGGCCGTGTATGACAGATTATTCACCTGGCTCGTGACTAGACTCAACAAGTCGCTACAACCCCAGACCAATCCGCAGCGTAAAATGGTCATGGGTATTTTGGATATTTACGGCTTCGAAATTTTCCAAAAGAACAG tttCGAACAGTTCTGCATTAATTTCTgcaatgaaaaattacaacagTTATTCATCCAGTTGACACTAAAATCAGAACAGGAGGAATATTTACGCGAAGGGATAGCTTGGGAGAACATAGAGTATTTCAACAATAAGATCATCTGCGACTTAATtgaggaaaaatataaag gaataatatctttaatggACGAAGAATGTCTACGACCTGGAGAACCGACGGATATCAGTTTCTTGGAAAAGttgaatgtaaatttaaacaatcatCCTCATTACATCAGTCACCAGAAGGCGGACATACAAACGCAGAAAATTATGGGCCGAGAC GAATTCAGATTGGTGCATTACGCTGGTGACGTAACATATAATGTACGTGGatttcttgagaaaaataatgatctACTATTCCGAGACTTACGTGAAGTTATGTCGCACACGACGAATTCTATTACAAAG ACTGTATTTGACGTGAAAGATTTAACTAGTAAGAAACGTCCGGAGACTGCCATaactcaatttaaaaatagcttGAATAATCTAGTAGAGATCCTTATGGGCAAAGAACCGTCTTACATTCGCTGCATCAAACCCAACGATTTTAAACTGCCTA ATCAATTCAACGAAAAAATTGTGCTGCATCAAGTAAAGTACTTGGGACTGATGGAAAATTTGCGAGTCAGACGCGCTGGTTTCGCGTATCGAAGACCATACGATCAATTCTTGCAGCGTTATAAATGTCTTTGTTCGCAAACGTGGCCGAATTATCACGGGCCTGCCAAAGAAGGCGTGCAAGTCCTTGTATGTGCTCTCGGTTATGAACAGGATGAATACAGGATGGGCAA CACAAAGTTATTCATTCGATTTCCTAAAACATTATTCAACACAGAAGATGCGttccaaataaaaaaacacgaAATAGCTGCAATTATTCAGAGCAAATGGAAATGCATATTAGCGAGAAGAAGATATTTGAAGATGCGAGAAGCGGCGATCATTTTCCAGAAATACATTCGCAGGTGGCTCGCAATACGCGAAGCGAAAAAGCGACGACAAGCAGTTATTACTATTCGAAG ATTTATCGAAGGCTTCATTACTCGAGACGGACCGCCTACCGAGGTTAATATAGCATTTATCGAATTAGCAAAATCACAATGGCTCATTAGACTTTCGAAAACGCTACCACCAGGTATCCTAAATAATTATTGGCCGCCAAGTCCGTATTCATGCCGAGAG GCGTCAGAGCATTTGCGTGTGATGTATAAGCGATGGAAAGCGCGTTGTTATCGGATGGCGTTGAGCAAAGAGGATAAGGAACATTTCAAATTGAAGATTCTCGCGGAGTCTTTGTTCAAGGGTAAAAAGAAATCCTACGCAAAGAGTCTAGGTCCGAGATTTTTATCCGATCGTCTTGGTGCGGAGCACAAAGCGTTACGACAGAGCTTTTCCAATAATATTCTACCTTCCGGAGAAAACATAaag TACGCAACTCCCGTCATCAAATACGATCGGCATGGTTACAAACCACGCGAGAGAGTACTCATTTTAACGGAGAACGCAGTGTACATTCTTGATACACTTAAAACCTTCAAGCTTAAACATCGCTTGCCTTACAAAGCTATTGAGGAGCTAGTCGTCACCGGGGAATCCGATAATTTACTCATCGTTAGGATACCACCCGAATTGAAAAAGGATAAG GGTGACTTGATCTTGGAAGTTCCGCATATAATAGAAGCTTTAACACAAGCGATCAATATCACTAGTAATCCAAATATTCTT
- the Myo61f gene encoding unconventional myosin IC isoform X2 — translation MGVNTIDTGGGLSKPDPPRPEVFKHSRKLPENMERGLHERDRVGVQDFVLLENFRSESAFIDNLRKRFKEDLIYTYIGQVLISVNPYKKLPIYTPETIQYYHRRNFFEAPPHIFALADTAYQSLAKENRDQCILISGESGSGKTEASKKVLQFIAAATGHKKQVEEVNDKLIGSNPVLEAFGNAKTNRNDNSSRFGKYMDIQFNFQGDPVGGNILNYLLEKSRVIHQSVGERNFHIFYQLLAGADDDTLRKLFLKRNLDTFFYLSNGTKGTVDTIDDTNQYKEVIRAMKTMEMSQQEQDDLFAIVASVLHMGNVGFTEEDGVATILKPASVDAVATLLGCKVNVLAKAFTHRTINAHGDVVVSPLNRELAIYARDALAKAVYDRLFTWLVTRLNKSLQPQTNPQRKMVMGILDIYGFEIFQKNSFEQFCINFCNEKLQQLFIQLTLKSEQEEYLREGIAWENIEYFNNKIICDLIEEKYKGIISLMDEECLRPGEPTDISFLEKLNVNLNNHPHYISHQKADIQTQKIMGRDEFRLVHYAGDVTYNVRGFLEKNNDLLFRDLREVMSHTTNSITKTVFDVKDLTSKKRPETAITQFKNSLNNLVEILMGKEPSYIRCIKPNDFKLPNQFNEKIVLHQVKYLGLMENLRVRRAGFAYRRPYDQFLQRYKCLCSQTWPNYHGPAKEGVQVLVCALGYEQDEYRMGNTKLFIRFPKTLFNTEDAFQIKKHEIAAIIQSKWKCILARRRYLKMREAAIIFQKYIRRWLAIREAKKRRQAVITIRRFIEGFITRDGPPTEVNIAFIELAKSQWLIRLSKTLPPGILNNYWPPSPYSCREASEHLRVMYKRWKARCYRMALSKEDKEHFKLKILAESLFKGKKKSYAKSLGPRFLSDRLGAEHKALRQSFSNNILPSGENIKYATPVIKYDRHGYKPRERVLILTENAVYILDTLKTFKLKHRLPYKAIEELVVTGESDNLLIVRIPPELKKDKGDLILEVPHIIEALTQAINITSNPNILKVVNTESVSHKLVSGKEGVIEVRTGTTPAISKNQKSGHLLVVASP, via the exons ATGGG CGTGAACACAATTGACACTGGGGGTGGCTTAAGTAAGCCAGATCCCCCGAGACCGGAAGTTTTCAAACATAGCCGGAAATTGCCCGAAAATATGGAGCGTGGATTACACGAACGCGATCGAGTCGGCGTTCAGGATTTTGTCCTCCTGGAAAATTTCCGAAGCGAATCTGCATTCATCGACAATCTGCGCAAACGATTCAAAGAGGATCTCATTTAC ACGTACATCGGTCAAGTGCTGATATCGGTGAATCCGTATAAGAAACTGCCCATTTACACTCCGGAAACCATTCAGTACTATCACAGAAGAAACTTTTTTGAAGCGCCTCCTCATAT CTTTGCCCTTGCCGATACCGCCTATCAGTCTCTGGCAAAGGAAAATCGTGATCAATGCATCCTGATTTCAG GCGAATCGGGATCTGGAAAGACGGAGGCCTCCAAGAAAGTTTTGCAGTTTATCGCAGCTGCTACAGGGCATAAAAAGCAGGTGGAAGAGGTAAACGATAAATTGATCGGCAGCAATCCCGTGCTAGAGGCCTTCGGTAATGCGAAAACCAATCGCAATGACAATTCATCCCGTTTCGGCAAATATATGGATATTCAGTTTAATTTTCAG gGAGATCCAGTTGGTGGAAATATTCTAAACTATTTATTGGAGAAGTCTCGCGTGATTCATCAATCTGTGGGCGAGCGAAATTTTCACATCTTTTATCAACTTTTGGCAGGCGCGGACGACGACACGTTAAGAAAACTGTTTTTGAAAAGAAACCTTGACACTTTCTTCTATCTGAGCAACGGT ACGAAAGGTACAGTGGATACTATTGATGATACCAATCAATATAAAGAGGTTATTCGAGCAATGAAGACCATGGAAATGTCTCAGCAAGAGCAGGATGATCTATTTGCCATAGTTGCGTCAGTGCTGCATATGGGTAATGTGGGTTTCACAGAGGAAGACGGCGTGGCGACAATTTTGAAACCTGCATCCGTCGATGCTGTTGCTACG TTGTTAGGATGCAAAGTGAACGTGCTGGCAAAGGCATTCACTCATCGTACCATAAACGCACACGGTGACGTAGTGGTTTCACCCTTGAATAGGGAATTAGCCATTTATGCGAGAGACGCGCTAGCGAAGGCCGTGTATGACAGATTATTCACCTGGCTCGTGACTAGACTCAACAAGTCGCTACAACCCCAGACCAATCCGCAGCGTAAAATGGTCATGGGTATTTTGGATATTTACGGCTTCGAAATTTTCCAAAAGAACAG tttCGAACAGTTCTGCATTAATTTCTgcaatgaaaaattacaacagTTATTCATCCAGTTGACACTAAAATCAGAACAGGAGGAATATTTACGCGAAGGGATAGCTTGGGAGAACATAGAGTATTTCAACAATAAGATCATCTGCGACTTAATtgaggaaaaatataaag gaataatatctttaatggACGAAGAATGTCTACGACCTGGAGAACCGACGGATATCAGTTTCTTGGAAAAGttgaatgtaaatttaaacaatcatCCTCATTACATCAGTCACCAGAAGGCGGACATACAAACGCAGAAAATTATGGGCCGAGAC GAATTCAGATTGGTGCATTACGCTGGTGACGTAACATATAATGTACGTGGatttcttgagaaaaataatgatctACTATTCCGAGACTTACGTGAAGTTATGTCGCACACGACGAATTCTATTACAAAG ACTGTATTTGACGTGAAAGATTTAACTAGTAAGAAACGTCCGGAGACTGCCATaactcaatttaaaaatagcttGAATAATCTAGTAGAGATCCTTATGGGCAAAGAACCGTCTTACATTCGCTGCATCAAACCCAACGATTTTAAACTGCCTA ATCAATTCAACGAAAAAATTGTGCTGCATCAAGTAAAGTACTTGGGACTGATGGAAAATTTGCGAGTCAGACGCGCTGGTTTCGCGTATCGAAGACCATACGATCAATTCTTGCAGCGTTATAAATGTCTTTGTTCGCAAACGTGGCCGAATTATCACGGGCCTGCCAAAGAAGGCGTGCAAGTCCTTGTATGTGCTCTCGGTTATGAACAGGATGAATACAGGATGGGCAA CACAAAGTTATTCATTCGATTTCCTAAAACATTATTCAACACAGAAGATGCGttccaaataaaaaaacacgaAATAGCTGCAATTATTCAGAGCAAATGGAAATGCATATTAGCGAGAAGAAGATATTTGAAGATGCGAGAAGCGGCGATCATTTTCCAGAAATACATTCGCAGGTGGCTCGCAATACGCGAAGCGAAAAAGCGACGACAAGCAGTTATTACTATTCGAAG ATTTATCGAAGGCTTCATTACTCGAGACGGACCGCCTACCGAGGTTAATATAGCATTTATCGAATTAGCAAAATCACAATGGCTCATTAGACTTTCGAAAACGCTACCACCAGGTATCCTAAATAATTATTGGCCGCCAAGTCCGTATTCATGCCGAGAG GCGTCAGAGCATTTGCGTGTGATGTATAAGCGATGGAAAGCGCGTTGTTATCGGATGGCGTTGAGCAAAGAGGATAAGGAACATTTCAAATTGAAGATTCTCGCGGAGTCTTTGTTCAAGGGTAAAAAGAAATCCTACGCAAAGAGTCTAGGTCCGAGATTTTTATCCGATCGTCTTGGTGCGGAGCACAAAGCGTTACGACAGAGCTTTTCCAATAATATTCTACCTTCCGGAGAAAACATAaag TACGCAACTCCCGTCATCAAATACGATCGGCATGGTTACAAACCACGCGAGAGAGTACTCATTTTAACGGAGAACGCAGTGTACATTCTTGATACACTTAAAACCTTCAAGCTTAAACATCGCTTGCCTTACAAAGCTATTGAGGAGCTAGTCGTCACCGGGGAATCCGATAATTTACTCATCGTTAGGATACCACCCGAATTGAAAAAGGATAAG GGTGACTTGATCTTGGAAGTTCCGCATATAATAGAAGCTTTAACACAAGCGATCAATATCACTAGTAATCCAAATATTCTT